The window TCACAATCTTTAGCCATCAGTACTGTAGGTCAGGGACGAGGTGGAGGAGATTCATCTcttcacagattgtctgtctcataacaaactgtcaagACAAGAAAGCAAGGCAGCTGCATGCCTTTAAAGTTGTGCCGCTTTTTATGGGTCAAATATACTCAAGAAATTGGAACAGCAGGGGGCcccaattacattttttgtcatggggcccaagctTTGTGGCGGCGCCCCTGCTGCAGCTACATGCTCATTTTTCACTCCAAGAGGTTTCAGTCGCTCCTAGTGTCTGAAACACTTAGAGCGACTTGGAGGTTCTAGCATGGATGCAGAACCTCCATGCTAGGTTCCTCCATGCTAGGTTCCTCCATGCTAggttctgcatccccagaacctaGCATGGAGAAGCGGCATTCAGCTTCTatacaccacaaatctggaacaaacttccagaaaactgcaaaatagcCAAAACTCTGAGTTCATTTAAAACTAGACTAAAAGCTGCCCTGTGTAgatttgcttttgaaacataatcattGAAACATTGACATTCTGATGTGTGACGACGGCACTCGGCAACTGTTGACCAACTTCtacaactttgtgttttttgtgggtGTTTTTAcgacgtaaagcactttgagctgccttgttgctgaaatggtgctacacaaataaacttgattgactgaTGTAGCTCCATATTTTATTTACCCAGTGGATTTTGTGGCATGTGTGAACGCGTTTTGCTGCATTTGAGTCTTTGGTGAATGACTGGGGAAGATTTGTCCCGACAAATCTGGATTTGTATTCCCACAGCGGGGAGCAGGAGAGTCTAAACTGAGGTGAACTAAAACAATGTCTTTGTTGTGAGCTTCGCATGAGAAGCTTGCACGTTGAGTTCTCATCCTGGTACTCTTGACTTCTTCCCACACCCAGGTTAGGTTGATgactcaaatactttttttttttttttttgcctttatggAAAACACGCAACGCTGACTGTACATGATGAATGTGCACAGACCAGAAATCGTGTGTATGTTTTATGTTCAAACTGCTCACAAAGAGGAAAGTCTGTGTTTAAATACCACAACTGGGCAAAAGAGGGCTTCGGTTTTCTCACCTCCAAATGAGGAGGCCTGCAGGGAAAATCTGACCTCGTATTTACGTATATTTATGTACGTGGCGAGGAACAAAGAGTGACGGATTGCGAAGGACCTGTGCCGTTCTGGTGGCAGCGAAGGGAAGGAAACAAGCACGGCTGGGTGGAGGCGACTTGTCTCCTCCTGGTTGCTTTTCTCCCCTGGCAGAGCTGGAAGTCAGAACATTGGAGGCAAACACTGCTGCGGTTAATTAGCCCTGTTTAGCCTCTTTCAGAAACTGCGTTTGCCTACTGAACGTAGGGAGAAACAGATTTGCTACGTTTAGATCATCAGCTTGATTTACAAAGTGTGCCCAAAtctttgtcgatattctgccgatggaagaagaagaagaagaaaaaaaatcacaatttagcAATTGCGGTGTCTCGATTAAAGAAGGGATGGAATTAAAATCGCTTTCTTACTTTTGTTGCCagtgtaaccatggcaacgacCATGTTAGTGGGAGCAATTAACAAGGACACAATGCATCCCCCGCATTCAGAACTGCCTGAACATCTCAGATAACAACCCTGTTTCCTGAACATATAGATCTATAGAGCTGAGAAGCTCTTGGacatttggatatttttaaCGTTTGGCAATGGAGAATTTTTTTATACCTCGTTTTCTTTCAGGCAGGCttggtacaaaaaaaacaaaacaaaaaagctccacatttgtttccatttatttgaGAAATGGAGAAACCCAAGGAGGAGCATGTGAGgtagtttgttatttttaacaaaaagcaTTTCACGCATTTTTGAGTAAGAGGATCACACGCGTACAGGAACGTGTGATATGGGCTGAAGAACGATGTAGAGAAACGATGACGACTCACATCTCCGTACCTGATAAGAGAGAAATCCCCTCCGGTAATCCCATCACACACTCCCCCACTCACACCGCCCCGTTGCCCCCCCTTCGTTTTTCCTGGCACTGCAGATATGCTGAAGTGTCTAACAGAGGCGTTCTTTGCATGTGAGCCTGCCCTCATCTGCTTTCACTTACTCACGCCCTCTCCAGGTCACGACCCCTGCATGCGGCACGGCATGTTCCACCCCAGCAGAGCATAAAGTCAAACCTTCTTCCCGTACTTTTAACACATTCTATATTTCCTCATTTATCCACCCAGCTGCATTTTCTCAACCCATCATAagcttctttgtgttttgctgttaCTGACACATATACagggggaaaataaaatgtgcctTTAGAAGGCTCTTATCTTTgctttttacattattattttaccacacttaaatgtttcagataaacactttttttttcttctctcccctccaggggagtgggctctagtgtctagtggctctagtgtcccttatatgaaagtaggctgtcaggaaaggggggaagacatgcggcaaatgtcgccaggtcTGGGAATAGAACCCgggacggccgcgtcgaggactcaaggccctccgtgggtcgcgctattccctacgccaccacagcacgtcCATTcagataaacacattttatcatcAAGGTATTTGAGCCTGTTTGAGGTCATTTCACATCATCATGATGTATGTCAGGACTTTGACTGTGCCACtctaaaatctacatttttaaatactatATGCTTTCCAGTAGGCTTCTGACCATTGTCCATACTGGATGACCCAACATAGTCATGACATTAATTTCATAAACTGATTGATGGACATTTtccacatatatatatatatatatatatatatatatatatatatatatatatatatatatatatatatatatttatatatttatatatacactgtgctccaaattattatgcaaattggatttaagtgtcataaagataaaaatttttGTTGTGCCATTacatttatagatggtattgtgtgtcaggactctgaatcactataattaatttcagagagctggttgattagtttgtctgatgAGCTCAATCAAAGGacatctacttaagaaggatgttccataTTATTaaacaggccacaggtttcaagcaatatgggaaagagaaaggatctctctgatgaaaatcatcagatagtgtagtgccgtatgacaagatatgaaaacattagatatttaacgaaaactgaagcattatcgtactgtgaagagatttatggctgattcagaacaaagatgggtttgtacagataaaggcaaaatgaggaaggtttctgttagacaaattcatcggattaagagagcagctgttaaaatgcccttacaaagcagcaaacagttatttgaagctgctggagcctctggaagctcaaggtggaggatcctccagaggcttgtggtgcatgaacctactattgggcccctaaccagagctcacaagcagaatcggtcgcagtgggcccagccgtacatgaagattaattttcaaacagacttgttcactgatgaccgCTGTGCAACCCTgaatggtccagatggacgcagtagtggattggtggtggatggccaccacatcccaacacggctgtgacgtcagcaaggaggtggtggagtcatgctttgggctaaaatcatggggagagaatcattggtcggccccttcagagtccatgaaggtgtgaaaatgacctcagcaaagtatatggactttctgactgatcactttctttcatggttcaaaaagaagagccgaaccttcagtagcaaaatcaccttcatgcatgacaatgcaccatctcatgctacaaggaataccactgtgtcattggctgctatgagaaactcatggtgtggtcatcatcctcctctgacctctgacctcaaccctattgagaacctttggagtttcctcaagcagaagatctgagggtggaatgcagttcatatcaaaccagcagctctaggaaggttttctgacatcctgcaaagaaattcaagcagaaactttccacaaactcacaagttcaatggatcaagaattgtgctgtgatatcaaagaaggtcctatgttaacatgtaactcggtctgttaagatgtttttgattgaaatagcttttgattttagtacatgtgaccatttaatgctgcacattcaaagaatgaccgtttgcagttctttataatccataaaatgttaagaaaatctgctgtgcagaATTATTTGGAACAgtgaattttgagttttttatttttgaaaaaaatatactgTTCTCatcttcagtaaaatttgatttatactgtaacagttcatgacttgaaaattatactgaccatcatttgcactgaccatttaagaaaatctgagaaaatatcacttgaaccattatatatatttatatgtaataaatgtgcatttattaCATATAAGAATTTGCAgataactttttgtttttgtctgaataCATCATTTTTACAAGACTGAATCAGATGTTATGATCAGTTACTCACTACTTGAGTAGCTGTTTTTTTACTCTGACTTTAGTCATTTTCTTGGACTTCTACcttttactttaatttgagTTTGGGTTAAAGTATTGCGACTCTTAATTGAGTAGAACTTTTGGATCCTCTACCAAACTCTGGGTAAACTGCaaaagcagaatatttttaATGGAATGAAATCatgagtttctttttatttttaatatcctTCATAGCTTCAGCTAAGTTTGCTTGGACAAAATCCCTCTCTTGGTGAGGTACACTGTTtaacaatgacagaaaatatggtATATGACCTCCAAAGAGCCTTGGCTATGTTCCAAATGAACAAACATGTCTTGTTTTGTAATGTGATCTCGAGCCACAGTGGAAATTAAACAGTAAGCCCATTCTGTATGTGGTTTGGTGTCACAAGTGTTCTCCAAGGGAACTAGAACAGGACCCAGCAGGGCTGAACTTCACTGCTGTGGTTTTCAGCAAAGTGAAGTCACTTATTTTATCATCGGACGAACACGCGAGatgttttctgtaatttgtacagaaacatctgtcaGCCAGCAGGACAGTATTATTCTGTTAAAGACGCTTTTACGCCCTAAATCGCATATAAATCCCGCAAGAGGAGAATTGCTGATAAAAGTACCATAATGACGTTTTATTTGAAGGGTataaatgtggggaaaaaacgCATAAATTATTAAAAGGAGAACTTAATGTATGCTAGATCTTTATGAAGGTGTTTAGAGCCACTGGCTTGTAAATACTCTATGTGGTCACCACCCCATTTTCATCGTGTTAATGATCACTTTGAGCGATTTATGGGCTAGTTGTAAACATACAGGGACGGTAAGAAGAACATTCGGCCTCAGTTCTGCTGCTTTACTGGTCaggatttcatttaaaacatcagGTTATATTTAAAGGGTTGTAAAGTGAGGTTAGCACGTCAGTTTAACTAGCTCTGTAACAATTCCTGGGTTGACGAAAAATGCCTAAGGATAAAACGTGGACTTTATTTTATGTAGGTGCATACTGTTCAGTAATCACCTGTTTCATGGCAACAGTTACAGCAGCTGTAAAAGGTTCTTTTGTTTAGATTTAGCATAATAAAGAAAGACAGgagacaatgagaaaaaaaacctggaaaaaaaaatgaccagGAATGCCATAAATTTAGGACtacatgaaacaaaatgaagagaATCCTTCTCCACAGTAAACTGGATTAGCTTACCTTAGCTTAATTTAGCTTAGCACATAAGCACCTACTATATAATTTATATAGCTGTATGCACCTGATTCATGGTAACAGTTATAGTAGTCatactagaaaattcctgaagaaatttaaccggggcctgccaaagtgtgctgGTCGGTTTAGACACAGCGTTCTGATGcaaaaaattagcatcaatgctaagctaagctaaaaaATTACAcagtagcatgtggagaatcacaagaatgttgactaacatggacttgcaccattgAGTATgttaaagtaagtgtatcagttgaaattagccaaaatgctaatgttagcatgcatGATGTGAGTAGCATGTGGggtatcactagcatgttgtcttacattCACTTCCTCCATTGAGTATACTAAACATAGCTAATGTATAAGAAATGGCTAAAATGCTTATGTTAGGGAAAAGGATCATAGTGGAAGGAAGTGAAATGCTAATAtttgtgctaatgctaatgcattGCCTTGCTGTGCAAGGCAGCGCACTAACCTGACAGGTAAAGATAATAcaggctaatattattgcaccgccataggcggtgcaataatcTGAGAggaatattgaggcttttattttgaaattttcagtaagcttcattttaaatggcaacactaatcccatgtgtaacagtggttgggttaaatcagttctATAATGCCCAAAACATTCTGCAGTGTCTGTagacatagatctatgtcatagatcaaagaaCATCTAGGGTTATAAATGCTTCCATCTCAAAACATCAGGTATTTCACAAGCAGCTCTTGGTCTCTTAGCACGGTGTTTTTCAACGATCTTAATATGGAACAAGTCTTAgctaccttttttttccccctgactTTTGCCACTGGATATATGATCACCACTGGAGTGAGGAAAGATTTCAACCAGCTGCTTCCAGGTATTGAATTTGACACCAGTAGCTACCAGGACGAGAGCACAGAGTATGATGAGTTCGATGAGTATCTTTTCAAACCGTCTCCGGCTGGAGAAGGTTTCTGTGAGAAAAACTTAAACCATCAGAACGAGTACACCGTCTCTGACGCGTTTGATGATTATCTTTTCAATCCTCCAGCTGGGAAACCAGAGAAGGATTCCATGGATTCTCTGGCCAgagaaaatgcagcagaaattTGCGTTGAGATTTGAGAGGAGTGCTCTGTAGAAGAGAAAGAATCATCGAGTCTCTCTGAAGAGCAAACAGTTGAGCCCAAAAACTCAACTGTCTCCTGTTCAGAGCAAACGTCTGCGGCTGCGAACGTTTGCTCTGAAAAGGAGACAGTTGAGCCCAAACTGTCTCCTTCAACTTTTGCTGAAGTGGCATTAAAAGACCGGACCAAGGAAAAAAGATCGGTCCGAGGGGACGATTTTAGCAAACGTCACGAGTATCCAAAGGTACCAAGACCGCCAATATTACCAGGTTGCGACGTTTGCAATGAAGAGAGAAGACTTCTTGCTGCAATGAGTGAAAGTCAACGCAGACGTTATACTAAAAAACCTTGTTGCCCCATATTTTAATTCACATAATATTCCTCTGTCATGCTCCTCCTGATTTTAGTATGGCAGGTTTGAATCTTCTCCGTGTGCATGaatgggttctctctgggtactccggcttcctcccacagtaaaaaaagattttgtgcaCATTAGATAATAGCTGGataatagaatttttttttttactcgtttctaataataattgttattattcttagtaataataatagcaatTATAATATGAATACTataaaattcctgaagaaatttaaccggggcctgccaaagtgtgcccgtcggtttggacccagcgctCTGATGCTGAAAtatagcatcaatgctaaagagagctgcaatgtaatcaatagcatgtgaaGAGTAGCAAGCATGTTGACGAACctggacttgcaccattcagtatgttaaaataCTGAATGGTACATTAGCATTtggctaaaattagccaaatgCTAATGTAAGActaaatgctgtcagtagcatgtggggtatcattagaatgttgtcttaGATTGACTTCCTACATTCAGTGTCGTAAACATGGCtaatatgtaagaaaaatagctaaaagcttattttagggaaacggctaatgctaatgcattTTCACTGCGCAAGACAGAATTCTAATAGTTTGATGTAGTTAGTTTTTCTGAAAGACCTGAGAGGAatattcaggcttttattttgaaattttcagtaagcttcattttaaatgtccaaactaatcccatgagtaacagtgattgggttaaatcagttatataatgcccgaaagagcaattacctaatgtaaaaactgtcaaggcttttattttgaaatttgtattaaaattaatttaaaattgccacactaaccctgtgtgtaacaatggttggttaaaatcagttataaaatgcccaaaacacaagcaaTTCTAAAGGCAGGctcatggaccttaccaagctccgcccacaaccgacccacgtgaccgcaagtctcacaagcaaagcctcgcggcgcgttgtttctatgtaaacatgactggattagtgcatcatttctaccggattttcacaatatatcagctactaaatggacagaggaactaacaagttcatgtcatcatctgggaggaggttactggtttctcagtcacaagctggttgccaACCTGAGGCCAttaggtgtcagtcagttatggtagatctgaactttggtttgatgacgtcaatatgagaagctacagactgataggaggaaccaaagagctatggcaagccgttttaacataaattcggtttcgtctgactatccgtaattacgttccagatatctaaaattgcattttgaCTAGACCAAACTACATTCTGACTATCCAGAAtggtaatttaagatatctctatttacattctgactaggaagaataataattcaagatatcttcaattacattttgactagtcaaaattcctttcaagatatctcaaatgaCGTCACCGGATTCGTCATCGGAAGGGTCATACATCCGTAAttataatttaagatatctcgaACGTAATTATGACTAGTCAGAATTACAGTTTTAGATATCTGAAGTAAGAAATTGCGTGTAAGCCCCTCTTTGGCTGTACTGAGCTGTCCAAACAATTGCATGAACATTCAATGGCGCTGGCAGTTTTGGACAAAATTGTAAGAAAATGCCACAATATAGAAAGAGCTCTTCAGTATGGGATATGCGGAGAGCGCGAAAATCGTGTACTTGAAGAATGCTTAAGAAATTTGCAAAGAATTTCTGATTTACTTTCTGCCGACACACACAATGCACTGAAAAACGGCTTAGGGGAGCTGAAAGTGCTACTATCGACCCATGTCCAAGCTGGAAGTGGGGAATATTCTGCAGCCCGGGCCAGTTCAGGTAATAACCAGATGTAGTTTTTATATTGTGGTAAAGCTATCTGCCTCTTCGGAAATGATAGTAAACCCAGCCAGCTCTTGATTTTGACATGCTAGACGACACAAGGCATTACAGCTCCCTCCTTTAGCtcctctgaaaataaaaagcgCAGCCCCGGTTCATGTCTGATTCACACTTTAAGTTGCTTTCCAGCGTctataaaagtttaaagctttGTGTTCATGCATTTGCAACAGGAAATTATgtatatcaaaataaatttatacattATGTGAAGTGCATAGTGTCACCCTTAGGAGACACAGGGACACCTGTAGAGGATAGACAGATAtagacagacagagaaaaacagatgtaTAAAGTAAACATTATGCTGATGCATTTGAATATGATTCTATTTTAGGTGGTCGAGGTAGACCAGCAATTCATATTACAAAAGAGCAGATCAACTTTCTTTTGGCCCAAGGACACACGGTCAAGAGGATGGCAAACATCTTTGGATGCTCAACATCATTTCTTTATAAGAAGTCCAAAGCACTTGGGGTACCAATCAGGGGAAGGTTGGCTGCAGTGACTGATGAAGACCTTGAAACTAATATCAGACAACTTCAATCCCTGTATCCAAATTCTGGGACTGAGGTATGGAATCTAAATATATTACTTCTGAACAAGTAATATGTTCAACAGTGGTGGTGCAGAATACTAATTATTTAATGTTAAGTGTCacaaataatgataaaaaaaaaaatcatttattttatgaccAGATGTGAAATCTGAAACctatattttgtaaaagattactttcaaaatgtaaaattgtgtgATGGTTCGAAATAGTAAGACCACATGTCCTTCATTGAACCAGATGATGCGAGGCTTGTTGCATGCACGAGGACTAGTGGTTCCACGGCGTAAGGTCCGTGAGATGATGGCTCGAATCAACCCAATGGCAACTGCAAGGAGGTGGAGCAGTGCAGTGTCTCGACGTGTCTATCATGTGCCGTATCCCAACAGTTTATGGCATATTGATGGCAACATGCGTCTCATAAGGTATCTGAAAATATCAAGGATGTATTTCAGAGTAGATGTCTTAGAACTAAATTCACTATACACATTTGCATACATTATTCCttatacattttttgtatttccatttagGTGGGGCTTTGTGGTCCATGGTGGCATCGATGGATGTTCTCGCTTAATCACTTACTTGAACTGCAGCACAGACAATCGCGCCTCAACAGTGCTATTTCATTTTCTCAAGGCAACAGGCCTCTATGGCTTACCTTCTAGAGTGAGGTCAGACCATGGTGGAGAGAATGTGCAAGTGGCACTGGTGATGAACCTCCTTCAGGGCATTGAACGTCGGAGTCATCTAACTGGGGAATCCATCCATAATCAGAGAATTGAGCGTCTTTGGAGGgatgtgtttttacatgttcTGGAACCATTTTATAATCTTGAAGATTCAGCCCTCTTGGATCCCAGCAATGATGTGCACAAACTTTCTCTTCACATAGTTTTTCTTCCTGAGATTCAAAGCCGACTAGAACAATTCAGAAAGGCATGGAACCACCATTCCTTGCgtacagaaaataataaaacaccaacacaaaTCTGGACTGAACGGATGTTGGCAAACATGGGTGCCAACAGCACAGCAACTAACAACGTGTTTGGGGAAAATTCCAACGCACCAGAGACTCTTGAAGAACTTCTGCAACAGCATGGCCTCTGGCCACTACCAACCACTGATGCTGAAGAGGTTCCTAGTGTAGTTGTAGAACCAACCCAAACCAGGCTCAGTCAGCAGCAACTTCAGTCAGTTAATCTTGCAGTCAATCATATTTCAGATCTGAAGGAGAAATACCAGGCCTGTTGTGCAGAAATAGCAAATGCTTTATTGATTTAAGTACATGTCACTGTTTGCGGAGTGACAAACATcaagaacatttgatcaaatgcaTTGTTCTAAAGATACAATTActacaaataaaactcagaaCTGATATGAGTATGTAACCTtacaaatttaattataaaatgttaaggTGTTTAAATacatgacaaattaaatatacattCTGGAGAgggaaagaacaataaaaattctacttttgaaaatgttcatgtagAAATAACAAGTATATCCCAACCCCCTTTTCAAATGCATCTTTTGGAACCTATGAGCATCTTTAgaattggattttgtttttaatccaaatgaGCCGTTTTCATTACATGAACTAGAACAATCATTACAAAAGATTAAACTACAATGCccatttacacagaaaaaaacaaacaaaaaaaatcttacctaAGATTTTCCAGTGCAAAAATCACTTCAAATAAgatataagtaacttttcatcaagatatgagcttgttttaagtcattttttccttaatattgatgaagaagaACTTATTACATTGTCAGATTAGTTCATTTATGGCAAGGGAAAGATGTccagttataagtgaaattaataTGCCAATGTAACTATTTTTTCAACAATGCTAAATAAttagacttaaaacaagctcatatcttgatgaaaagttacatgtaTATTAGTTTTATCTCTAGTGTACTAagaaatttgcactagaaagtagtCCAAAACTACTTGATAAgaccttttgtttttgcagtgtggctCAAACATCCACCTTTAAATTATGAAACCAAAAAGTGGTTAATAAGACATCTAttctttgcaagaaaaaaaaagaagcaattacattacatttcaatattttccaAGTTTGGCCATTACATTACCCTTACTATAACTTGCTTTAAAACACTTAACTTTTCAAAACGTTCCaactcttttttaaaagaactgcTTATTACACTTAGCTGATTATGCAACACCAAAGGTAGGTGCCTGCAGCACCCCGTCTGTCATGTACTTTGTGAAAGACTCATAGTCTGGGTGTACAGGAAGGCGGAGTACTACAAGGCAAGTATTTGCTTCTGGGAAGACTCTGTTAGCCTCATGGAGGAATTCAATTTGTGGACGATGGGGAAAGCCCAGTGGAGGTACCGTGGATGCTCCGGAAGCGAACTCCAGTATCATTTCAAGGGTAATGGAACTGCATTCTCCTtctgaaagacaaaatgttgaaattattacttttgttaTAAGGTATCCAGTGTGTACGTACTCTTAAAGACatggaagaaaatgtgttaaatatctGTCCTTGTTCCTCCTCAATCTTGTTATATTGGTGGTGACAATGCATTTCTTGTtagtaaatataaatcaataaacattttgaagatgAAAAATGACTAAGCATGATCATTGTAAATAGTATGTAAAAGTATGCATTTATGCAACAAATTacccaatatatatatattcactgGTAAATGACAGACAATTTCTATGGCAGCTTAACAAAAAGACTTTccaggaaatagatttttctagtaatttaactgtttttggTCCTGTCACTAGTCATTTAGAAAGTCTGCCTCTGTACTCAAACTATGATTACTTCTTTTTGGACAGTGGTGATATATCGGTCATAAAATGTAATTGATACAGATTGTGTTTACAGTATCACAATAATTGTACCTTCAATATCCACCAACCAGTCTCTCCAGTAGCATATGGTTTGATTTTCTATCCTCCTTTTATTGCTGCCttgcacagaaaaacacacttgGAAAAGTGTGTACAGGTCCCGTGCCAAGAGTGGTTTCTCCTCACAGACAAACAATTCATGAAAGACTTCAGGGTTTTTCTGAATCTCGTCTAGCACATTAAGAGTCTTCAAACCTTCCATAAACCTTTAA is drawn from Xiphophorus hellerii strain 12219 chromosome 15, Xiphophorus_hellerii-4.1, whole genome shotgun sequence and contains these coding sequences:
- the LOC116733835 gene encoding uncharacterized protein LOC116733835 gives rise to the protein MANIFGCSTSFLYKKSKALGVPIRGRLAAVTDEDLETNIRQLQSLYPNSGTEMMRGLLHARGLVVPRRKVREMMARINPMATARRWSSAVSRRVYHVPYPNSLWHIDGNMRLIRWGFVVHGGIDGCSRLITYLNCSTDNRASTVLFHFLKATGLYGLPSRVRSDHGGENVQVALVMNLLQGIERRSHLTGESIHNQRIERLWRDVFLHVLEPFYNLEDSALLDPSNDVHKLSLHIVFLPEIQSRLEQFRKAWNHHSLRTENNKTPTQIWTERMLANMGANSTATNNVFGENSNAPETLEELLQQHGLWPLPTTDAEEVPSVVVEPTQTRLSQQQLQSVNLAVNHISDLKEKYQACCAEIANALLI